One window from the genome of Erwinia sorbitola encodes:
- a CDS encoding multidrug ABC transporter permease/ATP-binding protein — translation MELLHVVYKQYRWPFILVILLSLLSAALGIGLIAFINRELIVTLNSSVMVLPQFLGLLLLLMAVTLGSQLALTMLGHHFVYRLRGEFIKRILDTRVERIEQIGNAQLLASLTSDVRNITIAFVRLPELIQGIILTIGSAAYLAWLSPKMMVVTSVWVAVTIIGGWLLVARVYQHMAVLRETEDRLYHDFQIIIEGRKELALNRQRAQQIFENVYSEDAKTYRHHIVRADTYHLSAVNWSNIMMLGAIGLAFYLANSLGWADTAVAATYSLTLLFLRTPMLSAVGALPTLLTAQVAFDKLNTFNLVPYEAEFPQLPAAKNWQTLELRNLMFHYGDNGFHVGPVNMTLKRGELVFLIGGNGSGKSTLAMLLTGLYQPVSGEILLDGQVVDSSSMESYRRLFSAVFTDVHLFDRLIDDSGQALDPALVQSWLERLKMQDKIKLEGNRVLNLKLSKGQTKRLALLLATAEQRDILLLDEWAADQDPHFRRIFYRELLPWLQSLGKTVFAISHDDHYFLHADRLLEMRDGKLSELTGDEREQATLDAVKRTDTLV, via the coding sequence ATGGAGTTGCTTCACGTTGTTTATAAGCAGTATCGCTGGCCGTTTATTCTGGTGATCTTGCTCAGTCTTCTCAGCGCCGCGCTGGGGATCGGATTGATTGCCTTTATTAACCGCGAACTGATCGTTACCCTTAATTCCTCTGTGATGGTGTTACCGCAGTTTCTCGGGCTGCTGCTGCTGCTGATGGCCGTAACCCTCGGCTCCCAGCTGGCGCTGACCATGCTGGGGCATCATTTTGTCTATCGCCTGCGCGGCGAATTTATCAAACGTATTCTCGACACGCGGGTTGAACGCATCGAGCAGATTGGTAACGCCCAGCTGCTGGCCAGCCTGACCAGTGACGTGCGCAATATCACCATTGCCTTTGTGCGCCTGCCGGAGCTGATTCAGGGCATTATTCTGACTATTGGTTCTGCGGCCTATCTTGCCTGGCTCTCGCCGAAAATGATGGTGGTGACCTCGGTCTGGGTTGCTGTCACCATTATTGGCGGCTGGCTGCTGGTGGCGCGGGTCTATCAGCATATGGCGGTGCTGCGTGAGACGGAAGACCGCCTCTATCATGACTTCCAGATTATTATTGAAGGACGTAAAGAGCTGGCGTTGAACCGCCAGCGTGCGCAGCAGATTTTCGAAAACGTCTATAGTGAAGATGCGAAGACGTACCGCCATCATATTGTGCGGGCCGATACCTATCATCTCAGTGCGGTTAACTGGTCAAATATTATGATGCTGGGGGCTATCGGACTGGCGTTTTATCTGGCGAACAGCCTCGGCTGGGCCGATACCGCCGTGGCGGCCACCTACTCGCTGACCCTGCTGTTCCTGCGTACGCCGATGCTGTCAGCGGTGGGCGCACTGCCGACGTTACTTACCGCCCAGGTGGCTTTTGATAAGCTGAATACCTTTAACCTGGTACCTTATGAGGCAGAGTTCCCACAGCTTCCGGCGGCGAAAAACTGGCAGACGCTGGAGCTGCGTAATCTGATGTTTCATTACGGCGACAACGGTTTCCACGTTGGCCCGGTAAATATGACCCTTAAGCGCGGCGAACTGGTATTTCTCATCGGCGGTAACGGCAGCGGCAAATCAACGCTGGCGATGCTGCTGACCGGTCTGTATCAGCCAGTTTCCGGTGAGATCCTGCTGGACGGGCAGGTGGTGGATAGCTCCTCAATGGAGAGCTACCGTCGTCTGTTCTCAGCGGTGTTTACCGATGTGCATCTGTTTGACCGCCTGATTGACGATAGTGGGCAGGCGCTTGACCCGGCGCTGGTGCAGAGCTGGCTGGAACGTCTGAAGATGCAGGATAAGATCAAGCTGGAAGGCAACCGGGTGCTTAACCTGAAACTCTCTAAAGGGCAGACCAAGCGCCTGGCGCTGCTGCTGGCCACCGCAGAGCAGCGTGATATTTTGCTGCTGGACGAGTGGGCGGCGGATCAGGATCCGCATTTTCGCCGTATCTTCTATCGCGAGCTGCTGCCATGGTTACAGTCTCTGGGTAAAACAGTATTTGCCATCAGCCATGACGACCACTATTTCCTCCATGCGGATCGTCTGCTGGAGATGCGAGACGGTAAGCTAAGTGAGCTGACGGGTGATGAACGCGAGCAGGCAACGCTGGATGCGGTTAAACGCACGGATACGCTAGTGTAA
- a CDS encoding DcrB-related protein: MYHFNEGTIDLPDEWKDVTINVLSTSENDAGGLSFTISRDTPPWGMAFREFAEREITLLSTQLKNFSEIERVRDPLDNYESVSCEFSWSSTQGNIHQLMFFVSAAKNVLILNATMPALLSESQKALILSLLNTLVLRDK, encoded by the coding sequence ATGTATCATTTTAATGAAGGAACGATTGATTTACCCGATGAGTGGAAAGATGTCACCATCAATGTGCTCAGTACCTCTGAAAATGACGCGGGCGGGTTGAGTTTCACTATCTCCCGGGATACTCCCCCATGGGGAATGGCGTTCAGAGAGTTTGCTGAAAGGGAAATAACATTGTTGAGCACTCAGCTCAAAAATTTCAGTGAGATTGAAAGGGTACGCGATCCTTTAGACAATTATGAATCGGTCAGCTGTGAATTCAGCTGGAGTTCCACTCAGGGAAATATTCATCAGTTAATGTTTTTTGTCAGCGCCGCGAAGAATGTCCTTATTCTTAATGCGACCATGCCGGCCTTACTTTCGGAGAGTCAGAAGGCATTGATCCTCTCCCTGTTAAATACACTGGTGTTAAGAGATAAATAA
- a CDS encoding RHS repeat-associated core domain-containing protein, translating into MTAVTGATIGAISAIQGGGASPPGSATPANPQITSWERTTDTVLDFLESPEYNYGVMGTFASLAVVQGAVSGYAALASAAGGACAVSTGAAVAGMVQGAGMALAPLAAGMAAGYGGFRLGEWAVHGIAGMAGAKRVAIRGEAPARAGDDIAHQRKGWGLIGAIAGVIAGAAVVVAIGVLTGGAGLVVMGSAFLGSLATAGAAAAVGGIIAGAGNALGQYGDKKGEVAQGSPNVFFNGQAVARASDPVHCSDHTWTPPPVIAEGAETVFANGMPVARLGHRTSCDARINSGSGNIAETQQTGALVAEIKDSRNIFLRATSAVINTVLVYMGLRSSVSGIRNSFKQLSSAGEPVDVVTGDFLQQWPVIDLPGVLPLTLYRTYRSTGAVIIEGALGVKWANSWSQYLDIRPESIDYLDEEGCILSYHTPGNEVCAVNLRQPHYILSGDREGELLLFDRQTQRRYIFGHADGSRRYLSRIEDGKGNRITFSFRNNELSVIEHSAGYSLNIEVQDRRIVRVTLVTQEFSQVLLTCEYNHRGQLADCHSFQFGRLYHEYNDKGFMVHWRDTDQTQAWIDYDDTGRVVATRTAQGHYNDRFIYDDLNRHNIYIDAEGGETHYYYNEADLVTRAVDPLNGVVLSEWDLTRLTRTTDETGRVTSYQYNALGELLEVTPPGDLPLRYRYDSRGQITGVIRGESEAWRWQYDDKGMLRRTVCPSGLAIDWRYDACGNIVTEQHSSGLEWRYRYDAYGQLSAITAPGNITTRCHVDVLGRLWFTDAHGQKTRYSHSAAHARPGQSVTGVTYPDGSRQQIRYDSEGRIRKQTDGEGRESRCQYGAFDLLLSRRRPDGQTVSYHYDRLTRLTGLTNAGGESYYLIRDAKGQVVEERDFTGRRQRYAYDAAGRLVRKRCGRQTVTYRYTPGDRLAQELYWLEEENVSTLQEQVDFTYDREGRLTTAVNGSATVEFNYDERGGLTGERINGRAVTYQRDAKTGRVINQSLDTLRLSLHYDAASGRLEKTQLNHHHPLSFEYDPLGRESVRRSAGGFVLAHNYTANGLLFSQAAGRDSTLFNCQPGLAHPQAALAGSAVNRRYEYDRAHNVTRISDGKWGDMRYRHDVNDQVTEAELQGIHRESARFDYDANLNLTLGRTRRAAFAAEGEIVRMQRQEKGRVSASGRCRYRYNEQGQLSEKRELAAGFRPRVWKYRWNGQGQLAELLTPERRRWRYEYDAFGRRIRKFEVIPGGGADERRLPLRPHAGEDAEVARGEGRRTAGYDYFWCGEQMVEETPLYADGTPADDGRIRWLYQPGAVSPFARYERGRLHYVVSDHLGSVRELLSEEGKAVWFARSTTWGRSRLWGFAANDEVRAGCQWRFPGQYEDDESGLHYNRFRYYDPDTAQYISPDPIGLAGGINPYGYVHNPLGWIDPLGLAGCNAQFGSRKEAFRAAKRDAGIPMNQHPIAVKKVQLTDREGHVIKDSNFNILESREYHYTRSDGSRVVIQEHSAGHTYGPPGTPGNQGPHFNPRPFDPNTGNGSRNGSINGSYDHYDFPRGL; encoded by the coding sequence ATGACGGCTGTGACCGGGGCGACAATAGGAGCAATAAGTGCCATTCAGGGCGGCGGTGCATCCCCTCCGGGATCCGCCACGCCAGCTAACCCACAGATTACATCCTGGGAAAGAACCACGGATACGGTGCTGGATTTTCTCGAAAGCCCCGAATACAACTACGGCGTGATGGGGACGTTTGCCTCACTGGCGGTGGTGCAGGGTGCGGTATCCGGCTATGCCGCCCTGGCGAGCGCCGCTGGCGGCGCCTGTGCGGTCTCCACCGGCGCGGCGGTGGCAGGGATGGTGCAGGGGGCGGGGATGGCGCTGGCGCCCCTGGCCGCAGGCATGGCCGCCGGCTACGGCGGGTTCAGGCTGGGCGAGTGGGCGGTGCACGGAATTGCCGGTATGGCGGGGGCGAAGCGGGTTGCCATCCGGGGCGAGGCGCCGGCCCGGGCTGGCGATGACATCGCTCATCAGAGAAAAGGATGGGGGCTGATTGGGGCGATTGCCGGCGTTATCGCCGGGGCTGCCGTGGTTGTCGCAATAGGTGTCCTGACCGGCGGGGCCGGGCTTGTTGTCATGGGTTCCGCATTTCTTGGCTCTCTGGCAACCGCCGGGGCCGCGGCGGCGGTGGGGGGCATTATTGCCGGCGCCGGGAATGCCCTGGGCCAGTATGGCGATAAAAAAGGGGAGGTTGCGCAGGGATCTCCCAACGTGTTCTTCAACGGCCAGGCGGTTGCCCGGGCCAGCGACCCCGTTCACTGCTCCGATCATACCTGGACGCCGCCCCCGGTGATTGCAGAGGGGGCCGAAACGGTGTTCGCCAACGGGATGCCGGTTGCACGCCTGGGCCACAGAACCAGCTGCGATGCCCGCATTAACTCGGGCAGTGGCAATATTGCTGAAACGCAGCAAACCGGGGCGCTGGTCGCGGAGATAAAGGACAGCCGGAATATATTCCTCAGGGCCACCTCCGCGGTTATCAATACGGTTCTTGTTTACATGGGGTTAAGGTCATCCGTCAGCGGGATAAGGAACAGTTTTAAACAACTGAGCAGCGCAGGGGAGCCCGTGGACGTCGTTACCGGTGATTTTTTACAGCAGTGGCCCGTCATCGATCTGCCCGGCGTGTTACCGCTGACGTTATACAGAACCTATCGCTCAACCGGTGCGGTCATCATTGAGGGGGCGCTCGGGGTCAAATGGGCGAACAGCTGGTCTCAGTATCTCGATATCCGGCCTGAAAGTATCGATTACCTGGATGAGGAAGGGTGCATCCTGTCCTATCATACGCCCGGAAATGAGGTCTGCGCGGTTAACCTGCGGCAGCCTCACTACATACTTTCGGGCGACAGGGAGGGGGAATTACTCCTTTTTGACCGTCAGACACAGCGGCGGTATATCTTTGGCCATGCCGACGGCAGCCGGCGCTATTTAAGCCGGATTGAGGACGGAAAAGGGAACCGGATAACGTTCTCCTTCCGTAATAATGAACTGAGCGTCATTGAACACAGCGCCGGCTACAGTCTGAATATTGAAGTACAGGACAGGAGGATAGTCCGGGTCACGCTGGTGACTCAGGAATTCAGCCAGGTGCTGCTGACCTGTGAATATAACCACCGGGGGCAGCTGGCTGACTGCCACAGCTTCCAGTTTGGCCGGCTTTATCATGAATATAATGATAAAGGATTTATGGTGCACTGGCGGGACACCGATCAAACGCAGGCCTGGATCGACTATGACGATACCGGGCGGGTCGTGGCAACGCGCACCGCGCAGGGACATTATAACGACAGATTTATTTATGACGATCTGAACCGGCATAATATCTATATCGACGCTGAGGGCGGGGAAACGCATTATTATTATAATGAAGCGGATCTGGTCACCCGGGCCGTCGATCCGTTAAACGGGGTGGTGTTATCCGAATGGGATCTGACCCGGCTGACGCGCACCACCGATGAGACCGGCCGGGTCACCTCGTATCAGTATAATGCGCTGGGGGAGCTACTGGAGGTCACGCCGCCCGGCGATCTCCCGCTGCGGTACCGCTATGACAGCCGGGGGCAGATAACCGGCGTCATCCGGGGGGAGAGTGAGGCCTGGCGCTGGCAGTATGATGATAAGGGCATGCTGCGCAGGACGGTCTGTCCGTCGGGCCTGGCCATTGACTGGCGTTATGATGCCTGCGGAAATATCGTTACGGAGCAGCACTCCTCCGGCCTGGAGTGGCGTTACAGATATGATGCATACGGCCAGCTGTCGGCAATAACCGCGCCGGGTAATATTACCACGCGCTGTCACGTTGATGTGCTCGGGCGGCTGTGGTTCACCGACGCCCACGGGCAGAAAACGCGCTATTCACACAGCGCTGCGCACGCCAGGCCGGGGCAGAGCGTGACCGGGGTGACGTACCCGGACGGATCCCGGCAGCAGATCCGTTATGACAGCGAGGGGCGCATCCGGAAGCAGACCGACGGCGAGGGCAGGGAAAGCCGCTGTCAGTACGGGGCTTTCGACCTGCTGCTGTCCCGGCGGCGGCCGGACGGACAAACCGTCTCGTATCATTACGATCGTCTGACGCGGCTGACGGGCCTGACGAACGCCGGCGGCGAATCTTATTACCTGATCCGCGACGCAAAGGGACAGGTTGTTGAGGAGCGGGATTTCACCGGACGCCGGCAGCGCTATGCTTACGATGCCGCGGGGCGGCTGGTGAGAAAGCGGTGCGGCCGGCAGACGGTCACTTACCGCTACACGCCCGGCGACCGGCTGGCGCAGGAGCTGTACTGGCTGGAGGAAGAGAACGTCTCCACGCTGCAGGAGCAGGTTGATTTTACCTACGACCGGGAGGGGCGGCTGACGACGGCGGTCAACGGCAGCGCCACCGTGGAGTTTAATTATGACGAACGGGGCGGACTGACCGGCGAACGGATTAACGGCCGGGCCGTCACGTATCAGCGCGATGCGAAAACGGGGCGGGTGATTAACCAGTCCCTGGATACCCTCCGGCTCAGCCTGCACTATGACGCGGCGTCCGGACGGCTGGAAAAAACGCAGTTAAACCACCACCATCCCCTGAGCTTTGAATACGATCCCCTTGGCCGGGAGAGCGTACGCCGCAGCGCCGGCGGGTTTGTGCTCGCGCATAACTACACGGCAAACGGTCTGCTGTTCAGCCAGGCGGCGGGAAGGGACTCGACGCTGTTTAACTGTCAGCCGGGGCTGGCTCATCCGCAGGCGGCCCTGGCCGGCAGCGCGGTGAACCGCCGGTATGAGTACGACAGGGCGCACAACGTTACCCGGATAAGTGACGGTAAGTGGGGCGATATGCGCTACCGGCACGACGTTAACGACCAGGTCACTGAGGCTGAGTTGCAGGGGATCCACCGGGAGAGTGCGCGCTTTGACTACGACGCGAACCTGAACCTGACGCTGGGGCGCACCCGCAGGGCGGCGTTCGCCGCGGAGGGGGAGATCGTGCGGATGCAGCGCCAGGAGAAAGGGCGGGTCAGCGCGTCGGGGCGGTGCCGCTACCGGTATAATGAGCAGGGGCAGCTGAGTGAGAAAAGGGAGCTGGCGGCGGGTTTCAGGCCGCGGGTGTGGAAATACCGCTGGAACGGGCAGGGGCAGCTGGCGGAGCTGCTGACGCCGGAGCGGCGGCGCTGGCGCTATGAGTATGATGCGTTTGGCCGGCGCATCCGGAAGTTTGAGGTTATTCCCGGCGGCGGCGCTGATGAACGGCGTCTCCCGCTGAGGCCGCACGCGGGTGAGGATGCGGAGGTGGCCCGGGGGGAGGGGCGGCGAACGGCCGGTTACGATTACTTCTGGTGCGGCGAACAGATGGTGGAGGAGACCCCGCTGTATGCGGACGGCACGCCGGCGGATGACGGGCGCATCCGGTGGCTGTATCAGCCCGGGGCGGTGAGCCCGTTTGCGCGCTACGAAAGGGGAAGGCTGCACTACGTGGTGAGCGACCACCTGGGAAGCGTGCGGGAGCTGTTAAGCGAGGAGGGCAAGGCGGTATGGTTTGCGCGCAGCACGACGTGGGGCCGCAGCCGGCTCTGGGGATTTGCGGCAAACGATGAGGTGCGTGCGGGGTGTCAGTGGCGTTTTCCCGGGCAGTACGAAGACGATGAGTCGGGTTTACACTACAACCGGTTCAGGTATTATGACCCGGATACGGCGCAGTATATCAGTCCGGATCCAATAGGGCTGGCGGGGGGGATAAACCCGTACGGGTATGTGCATAATCCGCTGGGGTGGATTGATCCGCTGGGGCTTGCTGGTTGTAATGCTCAATTTGGTTCAAGGAAAGAAGCTTTCAGAGCGGCGAAACGAGATGCGGGGATACCCATGAACCAGCATCCGATAGCAGTGAAAAAAGTTCAGCTCACTGACAGAGAAGGACATGTAATAAAAGACAGTAATTTTAATATATTAGAGTCGAGGGAATATCATTATACACGGTCAGACGGTTCCAGGGTTGTTATACAGGAACATTCAGCCGGACACACGTATGGTCCTCCAGGTACTCCAGGCAATCAAGGGCCACATTTTAACCCAAGACCATTTGACCCTAACACCGGGAACGGTTCAAGAAATGGTTCAATTAATGGTTCATATGATCACTATGATTTTCCTAGAGGATTATAA
- a CDS encoding Imm50 family immunity protein, whose amino-acid sequence MWFDFAHGKEKINFMFNNELYLDGCEFENFLFYDLSKIRICFNTKNIPNKTPEKWREVAFNSLSITLILVGVNKLNVQGERLGFICSPVIEKIDDEIIFSIDNEDKFHFSCAAELIVIDSIEPYLDQRWK is encoded by the coding sequence ATGTGGTTTGACTTTGCTCATGGGAAAGAGAAGATTAACTTCATGTTTAACAATGAGTTATATCTTGATGGTTGTGAATTTGAGAATTTTCTATTTTATGATCTTTCAAAAATAAGAATATGTTTTAACACAAAGAATATACCGAACAAAACGCCAGAAAAATGGAGAGAGGTGGCATTTAATAGCTTATCTATAACGTTAATACTTGTGGGGGTAAATAAGTTAAATGTGCAAGGTGAACGTTTGGGTTTTATATGTTCACCAGTAATAGAAAAAATAGATGATGAAATAATATTTTCCATTGATAATGAAGATAAATTTCATTTTTCATGCGCTGCCGAATTGATTGTTATTGACTCAATTGAGCCATATTTAGATCAACGTTGGAAATAG